The following proteins are encoded in a genomic region of Natrinema sp. DC36:
- a CDS encoding HD domain-containing protein, translating into MGETELDREEVLRRFPEIEDIDGSECNPHSEIDGDSTDSPSDSDLADEVVNVLTEAPNYFWTAPAASNHHQVEHQSRHGLWLHTKRVCTAFDGLYQSMVNQGFMSDEDVECGRAACIIHDILKYGEPPTSVDGTVNNHDVIAAEWLEANFDLPDKVVDAVESHMGPWGKGDNPTTHLEQMVHIADMTASREGWRIPVKDPHETLEDAFPRVGSR; encoded by the coding sequence ATGGGAGAAACTGAACTGGATCGTGAAGAGGTATTACGACGATTTCCAGAGATCGAGGACATTGACGGTTCCGAGTGTAATCCGCACTCGGAAATTGATGGGGACTCCACCGACTCCCCATCAGATTCTGACCTCGCCGACGAGGTGGTCAACGTCCTTACTGAAGCACCAAATTACTTCTGGACGGCTCCAGCGGCGAGCAACCACCATCAAGTTGAGCACCAGTCTCGTCACGGACTCTGGCTGCATACCAAGCGGGTGTGTACCGCGTTCGACGGACTGTATCAATCGATGGTGAATCAGGGTTTCATGTCCGATGAAGACGTGGAATGCGGGCGAGCGGCGTGTATCATCCATGATATCCTGAAGTATGGTGAGCCGCCTACGTCCGTCGATGGGACGGTTAACAACCATGATGTTATCGCAGCAGAGTGGCTCGAGGCAAACTTCGATTTGCCAGACAAGGTCGTTGACGCTGTCGAGAGTCACATGGGTCCGTGGGGGAAGGGAGATAATCCGACTACCCACCTCGAGCAGATGGTACACATTGCGGACATGACTGCGAGTCGTGAGGGTTGGCGCATTCCCGTTAAAGACCCACATGAAACGCTCGAAGACGCATTTCCTCGAGTTGGTTCACGATGA
- a CDS encoding DNA polymerase domain-containing protein, with translation MSGLGDFVEENTEELHLMNIEHEDEFGKPIIHTLTRDKEGEQRHVEIVGHKPSFYIPEDAYSKRVANNDWVDYAEEGHQSIKGQSLVKVYCNLPGQINGKNDKKGLREYFDKTWEADVFYVNRFLIDTGIKTHFEVDLDETWEPQSCQGDYRVNVDDVTPVEEPTWKADPRTVTIDIEVESPDGFPDPSDADHPVTAITAHDSHTDAYTVWVLRHPDWDYSDVEVENLVIDHRPETISVEIDEDDDGEPIYEDLTVPIEDVKVFSDEGDMRHNFNKYVEARRPDLLSGWNSSCTDKGKPFDFPYLINRCQSKNDLSYRDWSPFGEVWDSHWGPRAKGVEFHDQMKAYKKTRWSKPKGGYGLKNISSEELPIGKLEMEDIDDAWKRDPAAFIEYNIRDVQAVLGIDVAAGVTDLFQNLRKLTGAQWGDCHNNIDLLDHYILRFAHERNVALPTNEKPERGWFYGGYVFEPELGRHPNAVYPDVWSEYPNAFRTCNLSPETIIGTAEDLEASEYTEEDCRWSYIDTRPDNVKNPPDMDGAAEPEYEKCYYLKPEIKEGFMNKVVDHVMGLKDDYDGTDLYGPVKQVVNSVWGVYGDSDSYGKGYRLFDWRVAESITLYGRKVIQHSAEKYVNSLNELKDKYDYDGRNAYQVGGDTDSVMTSIPFMNASNRDEQQQIVDLAIEACDMVNDSYDEFAAEEFNSDGTYIELEIESYSPWLFVPEGVTKEKAKKRYAEITAWDEGEWLDPPELSFTGIDVVRSDRAVVTREMVSDVIETILRIDDGEEARREAYDAIQNTVEQIKDGEKPLSYIARPKGMGQDPSEYGSASKRPSSTYRGAKYANENFDWEQMGEGSKPQFLAIDKVRGDWPKTYSAETAEDGDVVDALSVEHPERVPDEFIVDYDTMIEKTLRDPLRPIMGPLNWSFDEALSDSEQSDITSFM, from the coding sequence ATGTCTGGATTAGGTGATTTTGTCGAGGAGAATACTGAAGAACTCCACTTGATGAATATCGAGCACGAGGATGAGTTTGGTAAGCCAATTATCCACACGCTGACTCGAGACAAAGAAGGTGAACAGAGACACGTTGAAATTGTCGGTCATAAACCCTCTTTTTATATCCCTGAAGACGCCTACTCGAAACGAGTAGCAAACAACGATTGGGTAGACTACGCCGAAGAAGGCCACCAATCGATTAAAGGCCAGTCACTCGTCAAAGTATACTGCAACCTCCCAGGCCAGATCAATGGGAAAAACGACAAGAAGGGGCTTCGAGAATACTTTGATAAAACGTGGGAAGCAGACGTATTTTACGTCAATCGTTTTCTTATCGATACTGGGATCAAAACCCACTTCGAAGTCGATCTCGATGAGACGTGGGAACCACAATCGTGTCAAGGAGACTACCGAGTCAACGTCGATGATGTCACACCCGTCGAGGAACCAACGTGGAAAGCCGACCCACGTACGGTCACGATAGACATCGAGGTGGAGTCGCCAGACGGTTTTCCAGACCCATCTGATGCAGATCATCCAGTCACCGCAATCACCGCTCACGACAGTCACACGGACGCCTATACGGTGTGGGTCCTACGACATCCCGATTGGGACTACAGCGACGTTGAAGTAGAAAACCTCGTTATCGATCATCGGCCAGAAACTATCTCCGTCGAAATCGATGAGGACGACGATGGAGAGCCGATTTACGAAGATCTCACAGTCCCGATTGAGGATGTCAAAGTCTTCAGTGACGAGGGCGACATGCGTCATAACTTCAACAAGTACGTTGAAGCACGACGCCCAGACCTATTGAGCGGATGGAATTCGAGTTGTACGGACAAAGGCAAGCCGTTCGACTTTCCGTACCTCATCAACCGTTGTCAGTCCAAGAACGATCTGTCCTACCGAGATTGGTCTCCGTTTGGGGAGGTGTGGGACAGCCATTGGGGTCCTCGAGCCAAGGGTGTAGAGTTTCATGACCAGATGAAAGCGTATAAGAAAACACGCTGGTCGAAACCCAAGGGCGGATACGGGCTCAAGAACATCTCCTCCGAAGAATTGCCGATAGGTAAGTTGGAAATGGAGGATATTGACGACGCCTGGAAGCGGGATCCAGCCGCGTTCATCGAATACAACATTCGTGACGTTCAGGCCGTCCTCGGAATCGACGTAGCAGCGGGCGTCACCGATCTGTTCCAGAACCTCCGAAAGCTTACTGGGGCGCAGTGGGGTGACTGTCACAACAATATCGACCTTCTCGATCACTACATCCTTCGCTTTGCACACGAGCGTAACGTCGCTCTCCCCACGAACGAGAAACCAGAACGTGGGTGGTTCTACGGCGGCTACGTCTTCGAACCAGAGTTAGGGCGACACCCGAACGCCGTTTACCCCGACGTGTGGTCGGAATATCCGAACGCTTTCCGTACGTGCAACCTCTCCCCAGAGACGATTATTGGCACCGCAGAGGATCTCGAGGCGTCTGAGTACACCGAAGAAGACTGTCGGTGGTCGTATATCGACACCCGTCCAGACAACGTGAAGAACCCACCAGATATGGACGGGGCTGCGGAACCAGAGTACGAGAAATGTTACTACCTCAAGCCTGAAATTAAGGAGGGGTTCATGAACAAGGTCGTGGACCACGTTATGGGTCTGAAGGACGACTACGATGGAACCGACCTCTACGGTCCTGTCAAACAGGTCGTCAACTCCGTGTGGGGCGTCTACGGCGACAGCGATTCCTACGGGAAAGGATACCGCCTGTTCGATTGGCGTGTCGCTGAGTCGATTACGCTCTACGGTCGAAAGGTCATTCAACACTCCGCAGAGAAGTACGTCAACTCGCTCAACGAACTGAAGGACAAGTACGACTACGACGGTCGGAACGCCTATCAGGTCGGTGGAGACACGGACAGTGTCATGACAAGCATTCCGTTCATGAACGCTTCCAATCGGGATGAGCAGCAACAGATCGTTGATCTCGCTATCGAGGCGTGTGACATGGTCAACGATAGTTACGATGAGTTTGCCGCTGAAGAATTCAACAGTGATGGGACGTATATCGAACTGGAGATTGAGTCTTACTCTCCTTGGTTGTTCGTTCCAGAAGGCGTCACGAAGGAAAAAGCGAAGAAGCGATATGCAGAGATCACCGCCTGGGACGAAGGTGAGTGGCTCGACCCACCAGAATTGAGCTTCACTGGAATCGACGTGGTTCGGTCTGATCGGGCTGTCGTTACTCGGGAGATGGTCAGTGATGTTATCGAGACCATCCTCCGTATCGATGATGGTGAAGAGGCCCGTCGTGAAGCGTATGACGCGATACAAAACACAGTCGAGCAGATCAAAGACGGTGAGAAACCGCTGTCGTATATCGCCCGTCCGAAGGGGATGGGGCAGGACCCAAGCGAGTACGGTAGCGCCTCTAAACGCCCCTCGAGCACCTACAGAGGTGCTAAGTACGCCAACGAGAATTTCGATTGGGAGCAGATGGGTGAGGGTTCGAAGCCACAGTTCCTTGCGATAGACAAGGTCCGTGGCGATTGGCCGAAGACCTACAGCGCCGAGACCGCAGAAGACGGCGATGTCGTTGATGCGCTGTCCGTAGAGCATCCTGAGAGGGTGCCAGACGAGTTCATCGTTGACTACGATACGATGATCGAGAAGACGCTTCGAGATCCTTTGCGGCCGATCATGGGACCGCTGAATTGGTCATTTGACGAAGCGTTGAGTGACAGCGAACAGTCGGACATCACATCGTTCATGTAG
- a CDS encoding HNH endonuclease: MDGKQYQKKSVLQRLYVGCGMSDREIAEKYDVSRTLIGHWRRRHGIEGRSMEEYAALRPATFETSEQGYEWWRADTSDDVLRVYVHRLLAVSEHGFDEVTSSDIHHKNGIRWDNRPDNIDVKGVSEHRRHHSEQDRERNESGQYI, from the coding sequence ATGGACGGTAAGCAGTACCAGAAAAAATCGGTACTTCAGAGATTATATGTGGGGTGTGGAATGTCTGACCGTGAGATTGCCGAGAAATATGACGTTTCACGCACTCTGATTGGACATTGGAGGCGGAGACATGGCATTGAGGGTAGAAGTATGGAGGAGTATGCGGCTCTTCGTCCAGCCACCTTTGAAACCAGTGAGCAAGGCTATGAGTGGTGGAGGGCGGACACATCAGACGATGTGCTTCGTGTATATGTACACCGTCTTCTCGCGGTTTCAGAGCATGGCTTTGACGAGGTGACAAGTTCCGACATTCACCACAAAAATGGAATTAGGTGGGACAATAGGCCAGACAATATTGATGTGAAGGGTGTGAGTGAGCACCGACGCCACCATTCTGAACAGGATCGTGAGAGAAATGAAAGCGGTCAGTATATTTAA
- a CDS encoding tyrosine-type recombinase/integrase — protein sequence MAKSNRERYEKYRDRIQSLEQDGVMSSEDCEAILEFLDSADPESALINGDSMSDGTLARYAYTLKRIPELSDFNLSDASEYKINKIMDDIRRGNVDGVKEGGLTSGSVRNHQSTIRKFYKYHDDFNVDPEEIMLFEPNDSSVDERDILTRDEFNAIRKAAQHPRDKALVELLGYTGQRIAAILNLRLKDMKPEDGVFYLNTSDGDMKGAEGARSLLLAEHSVRKWKNNHPCTDDPEAHFICKKNVDQNNGQDLGDKMDHSSIYRLLQNIGERAGVDKPTNPHNFRHTFVTWAKRDKGMDNDTIKHIIGHDPDSTVMETTYAHLTDEDMMKNAEQAVGLIEEEDDSPFVPDNCPACQKPLEGSEQFCPDCGSKVDIDADKDDIEEKLDQFSEDELMEFIQERMMGN from the coding sequence ATGGCAAAGTCAAACCGAGAGAGATACGAGAAATACAGAGATAGAATCCAGTCGTTAGAACAAGACGGTGTCATGTCCTCAGAGGACTGTGAAGCCATACTCGAGTTTCTCGATTCTGCCGATCCAGAAAGTGCGTTAATCAATGGTGATTCCATGTCTGATGGTACATTAGCAAGGTACGCATATACACTAAAACGTATCCCTGAGCTATCTGACTTTAATTTGAGTGATGCATCGGAGTACAAAATAAACAAGATCATGGATGATATACGACGTGGGAATGTCGATGGTGTGAAAGAGGGCGGTCTCACATCTGGATCGGTGCGGAACCACCAGTCCACAATACGGAAGTTCTACAAATACCATGATGATTTTAACGTCGATCCTGAAGAGATCATGCTCTTCGAACCGAATGATAGCTCCGTTGACGAGAGGGATATCCTCACCCGAGACGAATTCAATGCGATACGGAAAGCCGCACAACACCCTCGAGACAAAGCGTTAGTCGAATTGTTGGGATATACGGGACAGCGAATAGCAGCCATTCTCAACCTCCGACTTAAGGACATGAAACCCGAAGATGGAGTGTTTTATCTCAATACAAGTGATGGTGACATGAAGGGGGCTGAGGGGGCCAGATCATTGCTCTTGGCGGAGCACTCTGTAAGAAAGTGGAAGAATAATCACCCGTGTACTGACGACCCAGAAGCTCACTTTATTTGTAAAAAGAATGTCGATCAGAACAATGGTCAGGACTTAGGGGACAAGATGGACCATTCATCCATATACAGATTGCTTCAAAATATTGGTGAGAGAGCGGGGGTGGACAAACCTACCAACCCCCATAACTTCAGACACACGTTTGTTACGTGGGCGAAGAGAGATAAAGGAATGGACAATGATACGATTAAGCATATCATTGGTCATGACCCCGATTCCACCGTCATGGAGACAACATACGCCCATCTCACTGACGAGGATATGATGAAAAATGCTGAGCAGGCTGTAGGACTAATCGAAGAAGAGGACGATAGTCCGTTTGTTCCAGACAACTGTCCAGCGTGTCAGAAACCACTGGAAGGATCAGAACAATTCTGTCCAGACTGTGGGTCAAAAGTAGATATCGATGCGGATAAGGACGATATTGAGGAAAAATTAGACCAGTTCAGCGAAGACGAACTAATGGAGTTTATTCAAGAGAGGATGATGGGCAACTAA
- a CDS encoding helix-hairpin-helix domain-containing protein, with product MIENASIIGGGVVVGGIALIAAAARFYRKGGTVEGDVDGDGETEVTFSSPPENDCQAEEATEDDGAEEDSPVPDAILEIEDIETITGIGPTRAETLVENGFETAEDLYNAADEDLLDVDGFGEHAVSQIRGDIGSVEEGNGESDSDEGNGESNESTETESTSTETDESNTSEDDTDGDGSTGDEETETEDDAEDPESEAEADSETESDSEVDGDSADSPSEAVAAE from the coding sequence ATGATCGAAAACGCATCAATCATTGGCGGGGGAGTAGTCGTTGGTGGAATTGCACTAATCGCAGCCGCAGCCCGATTCTACCGTAAGGGCGGTACTGTCGAGGGTGACGTTGATGGGGACGGCGAGACCGAAGTTACGTTCAGTTCGCCGCCAGAAAACGACTGTCAAGCAGAAGAGGCGACTGAAGACGATGGGGCGGAAGAAGACAGTCCCGTTCCAGACGCTATCCTCGAGATTGAGGATATCGAAACTATCACTGGAATCGGTCCTACTCGAGCAGAAACCCTCGTTGAGAACGGCTTCGAGACCGCTGAGGATCTCTACAACGCCGCTGACGAAGACCTTCTCGACGTTGATGGGTTCGGCGAACACGCCGTTTCCCAGATCCGTGGTGACATCGGGAGTGTTGAAGAGGGAAATGGAGAATCTGACTCGGATGAGGGAAATGGAGAATCGAACGAATCCACCGAGACCGAATCCACTTCCACCGAAACGGACGAATCGAATACGTCGGAAGACGATACGGATGGGGATGGGAGTACTGGGGATGAGGAAACTGAAACCGAAGACGACGCTGAAGACCCCGAGTCTGAAGCGGAAGCAGATTCTGAGACTGAATCGGACTCAGAAGTTGACGGAGACTCCGCTGACTCTCCGTCAGAAGCGGTAGCAGCGGAGTAA
- a CDS encoding site-specific DNA-methyltransferase has product MVGTIIHGDALSIANGDELDDNSVDAIITSPPYWKMRKYPDARMEWPDGWYGELGQEPFPQNYVSHLTEIFSSYQDALKDSGSMWVNIDDKYSGSGNGAWKDPSEDVKESFVPEENYWNNDVSIPRKSRCLVPERFVIEMVDDYDFILRNDKVWHKSNPVPHPVRDRLNTSWEHFYFFTVDQDYYFDLDSIKVEAKTGGKKNPGDVVKTPTSSSTDGHNATFSEELVKPIIESCVPEGGTVLDPFSGSGTVGKVADELDRNYIGVEIGEEYAQTSEAEVAAA; this is encoded by the coding sequence ATGGTCGGAACCATCATTCATGGGGACGCGCTCTCCATTGCCAACGGTGATGAATTAGACGATAACAGCGTCGATGCGATTATCACATCTCCACCGTACTGGAAGATGCGGAAGTACCCCGACGCCCGTATGGAGTGGCCTGACGGATGGTATGGTGAATTGGGTCAAGAGCCGTTTCCGCAGAACTATGTTTCCCACCTCACTGAGATTTTCAGTTCCTATCAAGATGCGCTGAAGGACAGCGGGTCCATGTGGGTGAACATTGACGACAAATACTCTGGAAGTGGCAACGGTGCGTGGAAAGACCCATCTGAGGATGTTAAAGAATCGTTTGTCCCAGAGGAGAACTACTGGAACAACGATGTGTCTATTCCACGAAAATCCCGTTGTCTCGTGCCAGAACGATTTGTAATAGAGATGGTTGACGACTACGATTTCATTCTACGAAACGATAAGGTGTGGCACAAGTCCAACCCTGTCCCACACCCAGTTCGAGATCGACTGAACACGTCGTGGGAACACTTCTACTTCTTCACCGTCGATCAGGATTACTACTTTGATCTCGACAGCATTAAGGTGGAGGCAAAGACTGGTGGGAAGAAGAACCCAGGTGATGTGGTGAAGACACCGACATCGAGCAGCACCGATGGTCACAATGCAACGTTCTCAGAGGAACTTGTAAAACCGATCATCGAATCATGTGTCCCCGAAGGTGGAACTGTTCTGGACCCCTTCTCTGGATCTGGTACCGTGGGTAAAGTTGCAGACGAATTGGATAGAAATTATATCGGTGTTGAAATTGGTGAGGAATACGCCCAGACATCTGAGGCAGAAGTGGCTGCCGCGTAG
- a CDS encoding AAA family ATPase: protein MGGTTQSSGFEGAYELRNFEQTTMNVQQSQDETSVEIEQIQTVNGEPSKIDANVFLFIGLPGTGKTYAAEVAAETLDGTSHEFSDYVRYAYEAETGGETDDNSLGEWAAQKKAEEGADHFARGLCTSLSQGGIPRSKNMCVAGVRSPEEAEAFRERFTNVTAVSIWTLPDIRYDRLEEREGDYSYTTFHERKQRELWEWNCIKFFTDDDYYDYIIPNNFEKDLFENKVNSVCNFVADGFEYEPYTEDPFPDGLSSQHIAQYL from the coding sequence GTTCAACAGAGCCAAGATGAGACAAGTGTCGAGATCGAGCAGATTCAAACGGTCAATGGGGAACCAAGCAAGATCGATGCGAACGTGTTCCTCTTTATCGGTCTGCCTGGAACGGGGAAGACGTACGCCGCTGAGGTAGCAGCAGAGACCCTCGACGGTACGTCACACGAGTTTTCGGACTACGTTCGGTATGCGTATGAAGCCGAGACGGGTGGCGAGACGGATGATAATTCCCTTGGCGAGTGGGCCGCACAGAAGAAGGCTGAAGAAGGCGCAGACCACTTCGCTCGAGGACTTTGTACGTCTCTGTCTCAAGGCGGGATTCCGCGTTCGAAGAACATGTGCGTGGCGGGTGTGCGGTCGCCAGAAGAGGCTGAAGCGTTTCGAGAGCGGTTCACGAACGTTACTGCCGTGAGTATCTGGACGCTTCCAGACATCCGTTACGATCGTCTTGAGGAACGTGAGGGTGACTACTCCTATACGACGTTCCATGAGCGGAAGCAGCGAGAACTATGGGAGTGGAACTGTATCAAATTCTTCACGGACGACGATTATTACGACTATATCATTCCGAACAATTTCGAGAAGGATCTGTTCGAGAACAAGGTTAATTCGGTTTGTAACTTCGTTGCAGACGGGTTCGAGTACGAACCGTACACCGAAGACCCGTTCCCAGACGGACTCAGCAGCCAACACATCGCGCAGTATCTATGA
- a CDS encoding DUF5758 domain-containing protein, which yields MLGLARSSTVAELKDELEETEQELSRAERRKSTLRRMRDSQREREQDAVESLKAALEAGEFDNLEDESCKVEELDEPRVVWKKGQFYIIELVIPAGETVVHTTDSKKRVSKAYVREFYHKHDGPVVEKETEDRSIHDHSFTYRRGRFVEPDGTLDTQTWRACTRGIHCFATREEAADYFN from the coding sequence ATGTTAGGACTTGCACGTAGTTCGACGGTCGCTGAATTGAAAGACGAACTTGAAGAGACGGAACAGGAACTTAGTCGAGCAGAACGACGAAAGAGCACGCTGCGGCGGATGCGCGATTCGCAGCGAGAGAGGGAGCAAGACGCAGTTGAGTCGCTTAAAGCGGCACTCGAGGCAGGCGAGTTTGACAACCTCGAAGACGAGAGTTGTAAGGTTGAAGAACTGGACGAACCTCGAGTTGTCTGGAAGAAAGGCCAGTTTTATATTATCGAACTGGTGATCCCCGCTGGTGAGACGGTCGTCCATACCACAGACTCGAAAAAGCGGGTTAGCAAAGCCTATGTCCGTGAATTCTACCACAAACACGATGGTCCAGTGGTTGAAAAAGAAACTGAAGACCGATCTATCCACGACCATTCCTTCACTTACCGTCGTGGGAGATTCGTTGAACCAGATGGAACGCTGGATACACAGACGTGGCGTGCATGTACTCGAGGAATTCACTGTTTCGCCACTCGAGAAGAGGCAGCGGACTACTTCAACTGA